In the Leptotrichia sp. oral taxon 212 genome, one interval contains:
- a CDS encoding AMP-binding protein, producing the protein MTIISKIKELREKYPEKAALIDVKTGSRVTFSQIDDKSDRICIYLKEKKFGKGDKIVVFVPIGIEFYLILMAIFKMGLQAVFIDPYAGLDHINRCCEMISPEGIIGSGKTLLKGFFLKGIRKIDKKINYMKMIKETEKITSINNLEFKEINENTPALISFTSGSTGFPKIIMRTHGFLLGQHNVLERNLKFREETAVYSSFPIFLLSHMATGATVFIPDINWQKPSKSKFQDIVQCIRKNNIENIILPPVIFENITECCKKDGIQLNNVQTVYTGGAPVFPRLMEKIRKIFINAEINALYGASEAEPISRLNFEDITEDDIKNMKNGDGLLAGNIVGGLELKIEKIQEKEADRNFAEENNNVEINSEVRGEILVKGENVVNGYLNVQKNPDEKWHRTGDMGYINSNGQLVLLGRVKGRIQLGEKIYYPFAVETAFSFCKILKKSVLTSKNGKLYLLVERNPEYKGNLSENSEIIGLKKKFEIFKIIETEIPMDKRHNSKTDYKKLEEIVEKL; encoded by the coding sequence ATGACAATAATCAGTAAAATAAAAGAACTGAGAGAGAAATATCCTGAAAAGGCAGCACTTATAGATGTAAAGACAGGTAGCAGGGTTACATTTAGTCAGATTGATGATAAATCTGACAGGATATGTATTTATTTAAAAGAGAAAAAATTTGGGAAAGGTGATAAAATAGTAGTTTTTGTTCCTATCGGAATAGAATTTTATCTTATCCTGATGGCCATATTTAAAATGGGATTACAGGCTGTATTTATTGACCCATATGCAGGTCTAGACCATATAAACAGATGCTGTGAGATGATTTCTCCTGAAGGAATAATTGGAAGTGGAAAAACACTTCTGAAAGGATTTTTCCTAAAAGGAATAAGAAAAATTGATAAAAAAATTAATTATATGAAAATGATAAAAGAAACTGAAAAAATAACTTCAATAAATAATTTAGAATTTAAGGAAATAAATGAAAATACTCCTGCACTTATAAGTTTTACGAGCGGAAGTACAGGATTTCCTAAAATTATAATGAGAACACATGGGTTTTTATTAGGTCAGCATAATGTACTTGAAAGAAATTTAAAATTTAGGGAAGAAACAGCGGTGTATTCCTCATTTCCAATATTTCTCCTTTCCCATATGGCAACAGGAGCAACTGTATTTATTCCTGACATAAACTGGCAGAAACCTTCGAAATCAAAATTTCAGGATATTGTACAGTGTATAAGGAAAAATAATATAGAAAATATTATTCTTCCTCCTGTAATTTTTGAAAATATTACCGAGTGCTGTAAAAAAGATGGGATACAGTTGAATAATGTTCAGACAGTCTACACAGGGGGAGCACCTGTCTTTCCAAGGCTTATGGAGAAAATTAGAAAAATATTTATAAATGCAGAGATCAACGCATTATACGGAGCCTCAGAAGCAGAACCAATATCAAGGCTGAATTTTGAAGATATAACAGAAGATGATATAAAAAATATGAAAAATGGAGATGGACTTCTTGCAGGAAACATTGTTGGCGGATTGGAACTTAAAATAGAAAAAATACAGGAAAAGGAAGCAGATAGAAATTTTGCAGAAGAAAATAACAATGTAGAAATTAATTCAGAAGTTAGAGGAGAAATACTTGTAAAAGGTGAAAATGTAGTAAACGGATATTTAAACGTTCAAAAAAATCCTGATGAAAAATGGCATAGAACAGGAGATATGGGGTATATTAACAGTAATGGACAGTTAGTATTGCTAGGAAGAGTTAAAGGGAGAATACAGCTTGGGGAAAAAATTTATTATCCTTTTGCGGTGGAAACTGCATTTTCCTTTTGTAAAATTCTAAAAAAGTCAGTGCTGACTTCAAAAAATGGAAAACTGTATCTTCTTGTTGAAAGAAATCCCGAATATAAAGGAAATTTATCTGAAAACAGTGAAATTATAGGACTGAAGAAAAAATTTGAAATATTTAAAATAATTGAAACTGAAATTCCTATGGACAAAAGACATAACAGCAAGACAGACTATAAAAAACTTGAAGAGATAGTTGAAAAACTTTAA
- the gap gene encoding type I glyceraldehyde-3-phosphate dehydrogenase gives MAVKVAINGFGRIGRLALRLMANDPEFDVVAINDLTDAAMLAHLFKYDTAQGRFNGEIEVKENAFVVNGKEIKTFADADPENLPWGQLGVDVVLECTGFFTSKEKAEKHIKAGAKKVVISAPGSGDMKTVVFNVNNEILDGTETVLSAASCTTNCLAPMAKVLQDKFGIEAGSMTTIHAYTGDQNTLDAPHRKGDFRRARAAAVNIVPNTTGAAKAIGLVIPELAGKLDGAAQRVPVPTGSLTELISVLSKKVTKEEINAAMKEASNESFGYTEEPLVSSDIVGIHYGSLFDATQTKVIESGDKQLVKTVSWYDNEMSYTAQLVRTLKYFVELAK, from the coding sequence ATGGCAGTTAAAGTAGCAATTAATGGATTTGGAAGAATAGGAAGATTGGCATTAAGATTAATGGCAAATGATCCGGAATTTGATGTAGTTGCAATTAATGATTTAACAGATGCAGCAATGTTAGCACACCTGTTTAAATATGACACAGCACAAGGAAGATTTAATGGGGAAATCGAAGTTAAAGAAAACGCTTTCGTAGTAAATGGAAAAGAAATCAAAACTTTTGCAGATGCAGACCCAGAAAACTTACCATGGGGGCAATTAGGAGTAGATGTAGTTCTTGAATGTACAGGATTCTTTACTTCTAAAGAAAAAGCTGAAAAACATATTAAAGCAGGAGCTAAAAAAGTAGTTATATCAGCACCTGGATCAGGAGATATGAAAACAGTAGTATTCAATGTAAACAATGAAATTCTTGATGGAACAGAAACTGTACTTTCAGCAGCTTCTTGTACAACTAACTGTTTAGCACCTATGGCTAAAGTTTTACAAGATAAATTTGGAATTGAAGCAGGATCTATGACAACTATCCATGCTTATACAGGAGATCAAAATACATTAGATGCACCTCATAGAAAAGGTGATTTCAGAAGAGCAAGAGCAGCGGCTGTAAATATAGTTCCTAACACAACTGGAGCAGCAAAAGCTATCGGATTAGTAATTCCTGAATTAGCAGGAAAACTCGACGGAGCAGCTCAAAGAGTACCAGTTCCTACAGGATCATTAACTGAATTAATATCAGTTTTAAGCAAAAAAGTTACTAAAGAAGAAATCAATGCAGCTATGAAAGAAGCTTCAAATGAATCATTCGGATATACTGAAGAGCCACTAGTATCTTCTGACATAGTTGGAATTCACTATGGATCATTGTTTGATGCAACTCAGACAAAAGTAATCGAAAGTGGAGACAAACAATTAGTTAAAACAGTTTCATGGTATGACAATGAAATGTCTTACACAGCTCAATTAGTAAGAACATTGAAGTACTTTGTTGAACTTGCAAAATAG
- a CDS encoding GNAT family N-acetyltransferase: protein MKTKRYKEIQKYVMENNISQEESQKIMIERPSEIVIFNDENNNIGGSLHLWHNRPDYKGRRTSYIGNVNIHEKYRKDEEQLFNKIFEELKKEGIETIIGPLNGTTWNTYRYVTEKGSRRQFLLEPWNEDYSVSLFEKLGFKPLAGYISTVMEGMDSDGRRNLNKKIEKLKKFDYYKDIKVESAENKDIMTVLNKVYDLTVEAFKNNFLYSKLEKEIFLKMYLSYEDKIIKKFFKMLYFKDELIGYVFGIPNYTELGYKGKIDTIILKTIAVSPEYNGKGMGYILINSLIEEAEKEGYENVIYALMHESNVSKNIGLLLGNMLRRYTLFIKEL, encoded by the coding sequence ATGAAAACAAAAAGGTATAAAGAAATTCAGAAATACGTTATGGAAAATAATATTTCTCAGGAAGAATCACAGAAAATAATGATAGAACGACCATCGGAAATAGTTATTTTCAACGATGAAAATAACAATATAGGAGGCAGTTTACATTTATGGCATAATCGTCCAGATTATAAGGGAAGAAGGACATCATATATAGGAAATGTAAATATACATGAAAAATACAGAAAAGATGAAGAGCAGCTTTTTAATAAAATATTTGAAGAACTTAAAAAAGAAGGAATAGAAACAATAATAGGACCTTTAAATGGAACTACATGGAATACATATAGATATGTAACTGAAAAAGGAAGTAGAAGGCAGTTTCTACTGGAGCCGTGGAATGAGGACTATTCTGTGTCACTGTTTGAAAAACTGGGGTTTAAACCTTTGGCAGGATATATTTCTACAGTAATGGAAGGTATGGATTCTGATGGACGAAGAAATCTGAATAAAAAAATAGAAAAGCTGAAGAAATTTGACTATTATAAGGATATAAAGGTTGAGTCAGCTGAAAATAAAGATATAATGACAGTTCTAAATAAGGTTTATGATCTGACCGTGGAAGCCTTTAAAAATAATTTTTTGTATTCTAAACTGGAAAAGGAAATATTTTTAAAGATGTACTTGAGCTATGAAGATAAAATTATAAAAAAATTTTTTAAAATGCTATATTTTAAAGATGAACTGATTGGTTATGTATTTGGAATACCTAATTATACTGAACTTGGATATAAAGGGAAAATAGATACCATTATTCTTAAAACAATAGCCGTTTCTCCAGAATATAATGGAAAAGGAATGGGGTATATTCTTATAAATTCTCTTATTGAAGAGGCGGAAAAAGAAGGATATGAAAATGTCATATACGCATTAATGCACGAAAGCAATGTATCTAAAAATATAGGTCTATTGTTAGGAAATATGTTAAGAAGATATACCTTATTTATAAAGGAATTATAA
- a CDS encoding UbiA family prenyltransferase encodes MNRSNINSKKSIIQNIKNFKIYLNERFPLGKNSFFVLIFTLSGYIYAGLLYNSKIIKSILSKEVNRVPLLWGKEIDKIPIIWYKLFPLFIIIFMIFFQLRITDEFKDYEEDLKYRPYRPVQRGIISLKALGKIGIATIIIQIILAHVINSKLIYFMLLVWIYMFLMTKEFFIKNWLTERILIYALSHVVIMIFITLVILKGTGYILESHFLESLYLSLERYEKNIFIGLIPLFALNYLNGIVLEIGRKTRRANEEEYGVQTYSKLWGRKKAVFILCILYAIEYILVLLGLSNMYKEFFMTGTLILTITLVISIYFMIKFLKKDLTGKIPENISGIWILISSMNMGLIQYAVFYILSLLKS; translated from the coding sequence ATGAACCGAAGTAATATAAATTCAAAAAAATCAATAATCCAAAATATAAAAAACTTTAAAATATATCTGAATGAACGGTTTCCATTAGGAAAAAACTCTTTTTTCGTATTGATTTTTACTTTGTCAGGATATATTTACGCAGGGTTATTATATAATTCAAAAATTATAAAGTCAATTTTGTCAAAAGAAGTCAATAGAGTGCCACTGCTCTGGGGTAAAGAAATTGATAAAATACCGATAATCTGGTATAAATTATTTCCTTTATTTATCATAATATTCATGATTTTCTTTCAGCTGAGAATTACAGATGAATTTAAGGATTATGAAGAAGATTTAAAATATAGGCCTTACAGACCTGTTCAAAGAGGAATAATTTCCTTAAAAGCATTGGGAAAAATTGGAATTGCAACTATTATAATACAAATAATTCTTGCACACGTTATAAATTCTAAACTAATTTATTTCATGCTATTGGTGTGGATTTATATGTTTTTAATGACAAAGGAATTCTTTATAAAGAACTGGCTAACAGAAAGAATTTTAATCTATGCCCTTTCCCATGTTGTAATAATGATATTTATTACCCTTGTTATTTTAAAAGGAACAGGATATATTTTGGAGTCTCATTTTTTAGAAAGTTTGTACTTATCGCTAGAAAGATACGAAAAAAATATTTTTATAGGACTAATTCCTCTTTTTGCATTAAATTATTTAAACGGAATTGTTCTGGAAATTGGAAGAAAAACTAGAAGAGCTAATGAAGAAGAGTATGGAGTACAGACATACAGTAAACTGTGGGGAAGAAAAAAAGCAGTATTTATATTATGTATTCTTTATGCAATTGAATATATTCTTGTTCTACTAGGGCTCTCTAATATGTATAAGGAGTTTTTCATGACAGGTACACTGATATTAACTATAACATTAGTAATATCAATATACTTCATGATAAAATTTTTAAAGAAAGATTTAACAGGAAAAATACCTGAAAATATATCTGGAATATGGATATTGATATCCAGTATGAATATGGGACTGATTCAATATGCAGTTTTTTATATATTAAGTCTATTGAAAAGTTAG